One Phycisphaera mikurensis NBRC 102666 DNA window includes the following coding sequences:
- the murC gene encoding UDP-N-acetylmuramate--L-alanine ligase yields the protein MPDAPAPAQAQGQAPAATDRPHFVGIAGSGMSGLARLARARGAAVTGSERDDGPAAAALRAEGFPVCLGQRADTLPADATRVTASAAVPADHPELVEARRRGLPILKYAEALGELMGLPGTEGVAVSGTHGKSSTTAMLAHVLLACGRDPSFILGARCEQIGGGSRCAAAAAGGAGLGVLVAEACEFDRSFHHLAPRHAIVLNVEADHLDCYGSLDEIVKSFGVFVGRLPAGGSLLIQHEAAARIAVSAAAGPGVGVETLGFSPDADWRVGVDPAGPDAAAGGPSGDAGVTLSRRGEEVAAWTLALPGQHMAYNAAAAAVTAHRLGVPLGEAAAALSGFRGLDRRMQRRGRFAVPGAAGGAAAVIDDYAHHPTEIDATLRALRGHHRPARLFCVFQPHQHSRTRHLLAEFATAFEPADRVLVPDIYFVRDSEAEREAVTSGDLVRLLRAGGVDAEHVAGFDEAAATLRAELRDGDLVVTMGAGDVWKVAEALTRPPAAA from the coding sequence ATGCCCGACGCTCCCGCCCCCGCTCAAGCCCAAGGCCAAGCCCCCGCCGCGACCGACCGACCGCACTTCGTGGGCATCGCCGGCAGCGGCATGTCCGGTCTCGCCCGGCTTGCGCGTGCCCGTGGCGCGGCGGTCACGGGAAGCGAGCGGGACGACGGGCCGGCCGCCGCGGCGCTGCGGGCGGAAGGCTTCCCGGTCTGCCTCGGGCAGCGGGCCGACACGCTACCGGCCGACGCCACGCGGGTGACCGCCTCGGCGGCCGTGCCCGCGGACCACCCCGAGCTGGTGGAGGCCCGGCGGCGGGGGTTGCCGATCTTGAAGTACGCGGAGGCGCTCGGCGAGCTCATGGGGCTGCCGGGCACCGAGGGCGTGGCCGTCTCGGGCACCCACGGCAAGAGCAGCACCACCGCGATGCTCGCCCACGTGCTGCTCGCCTGCGGGCGCGACCCCTCCTTCATCCTGGGCGCGCGGTGCGAGCAGATCGGCGGCGGCAGCCGCTGCGCAGCGGCGGCGGCCGGCGGCGCGGGCCTGGGCGTGCTGGTGGCCGAGGCGTGCGAGTTCGACCGCAGCTTCCACCACCTCGCCCCGCGGCACGCGATCGTGCTCAACGTCGAGGCGGACCACCTGGACTGCTACGGCTCGCTCGACGAGATCGTGAAGAGCTTCGGCGTGTTCGTCGGGCGGCTGCCGGCGGGCGGGTCGCTGCTGATCCAGCACGAAGCGGCGGCGCGGATCGCGGTGTCGGCCGCGGCCGGGCCCGGGGTCGGGGTCGAGACCCTGGGCTTCTCCCCCGACGCGGACTGGCGGGTGGGCGTGGACCCCGCGGGGCCGGACGCCGCCGCCGGGGGACCCTCCGGCGACGCGGGCGTCACGCTCAGCCGGCGCGGCGAAGAAGTCGCCGCGTGGACGCTCGCCCTGCCCGGGCAGCACATGGCGTACAACGCCGCGGCCGCCGCGGTGACCGCACACCGGCTGGGCGTCCCGCTGGGGGAGGCCGCGGCGGCGCTGTCGGGCTTCCGCGGGCTCGACCGGCGGATGCAGCGGCGCGGACGCTTCGCCGTGCCCGGCGCCGCCGGGGGTGCCGCCGCCGTGATCGACGACTACGCCCACCACCCCACCGAGATCGACGCGACGCTGCGGGCGCTGCGGGGGCACCACCGCCCCGCCCGCCTCTTCTGCGTCTTCCAGCCGCACCAGCACTCCCGCACGCGGCACCTGCTCGCCGAGTTCGCGACCGCCTTCGAGCCCGCGGACCGCGTGCTCGTGCCGGACATCTACTTCGTCCGCGACTCCGAAGCCGAGCGGGAGGCGGTGACCTCCGGCGACCTGGTGAGGCTGCTGCGGGCGGGCGGCGTGGACGCCGAGCACGTCGCGGGCTTCGACGAGGCCGCGGCGACGCTGCGGGCCGAGCTGCGCGACGGGGACCTCGTGGTGACGATGGGGGCCGGCGACGTCTGGAAGGTGGCCGAGGCGCTGACGCGCCCGCCCGCGGCGGCCTGA
- a CDS encoding FKBP-type peptidyl-prolyl cis-trans isomerase has product MPITILSPHSGKPVKIRDQDLGRTVRDEEKRVFFVLERPGGGGYYAALTRNGSEKDLARYDALEARTSAGATHVQAVAAATPHDATGPGRPGGKLRWIGLVLALAVLLAAAYLGYRVLFDRGLLPAAAPAPPAVPRLPAVPALPGDVLPSPMPPAPAGAWIVPAASVPAPAAASPRRTAQARDYAVVRYELAAPGGAVIDATHPMKPLGFVLFSGTAFRGLDNTVAGMAVGERRAVELPAAEVDAQLPAGGAAYRLTVELLGLLPGVTKELVRPGETGGRAAAPGDRLRLAWSVRLDGRAEAIVSTADTGGPVAVTLGAGDLIEGLEQNLAGMRVGEVANFRVPPHLAYGAAGAAGGLVPPDADVLVRVELLGLDDAAVAGTGGEEPGR; this is encoded by the coding sequence ATGCCGATCACCATCCTCTCGCCGCACTCCGGCAAGCCCGTGAAGATCCGCGACCAGGACCTCGGCCGGACCGTGCGGGACGAGGAGAAGCGGGTCTTCTTCGTGCTCGAGCGGCCCGGGGGCGGCGGGTATTACGCCGCCCTCACGCGCAACGGCAGCGAGAAAGACCTGGCGCGCTACGACGCCCTGGAGGCGAGGACGTCCGCCGGGGCGACGCACGTGCAAGCGGTTGCCGCCGCCACGCCGCACGACGCCACCGGCCCGGGCCGCCCCGGCGGCAAGCTGCGTTGGATCGGGCTGGTGCTCGCGCTCGCGGTCCTGCTCGCCGCGGCGTACCTCGGTTATCGGGTTCTCTTCGACCGCGGGCTGCTCCCGGCCGCGGCGCCGGCGCCGCCGGCGGTGCCGCGGCTGCCCGCGGTGCCGGCGCTGCCCGGCGACGTGCTGCCGAGCCCGATGCCGCCGGCACCCGCCGGGGCGTGGATCGTGCCCGCGGCCTCGGTGCCGGCGCCGGCCGCGGCGTCGCCGCGACGCACCGCGCAGGCCCGCGACTACGCCGTGGTGCGTTACGAGCTGGCCGCCCCCGGCGGCGCGGTCATCGACGCCACGCACCCGATGAAGCCGCTGGGCTTCGTGCTCTTCTCCGGCACCGCCTTCCGCGGGCTCGACAACACGGTGGCCGGCATGGCGGTGGGCGAGCGGAGAGCGGTCGAGCTGCCGGCGGCGGAGGTGGACGCGCAGCTGCCCGCCGGCGGCGCCGCGTACCGGCTGACGGTCGAGCTGCTGGGGCTGCTCCCGGGCGTCACCAAGGAGCTCGTGCGTCCGGGCGAGACCGGCGGGCGGGCCGCCGCCCCGGGTGACCGCCTGCGGCTGGCGTGGAGCGTGCGTCTCGACGGCCGCGCCGAGGCCATCGTCTCCACCGCCGACACCGGCGGCCCGGTGGCGGTGACGCTGGGGGCGGGCGACCTCATCGAGGGCCTCGAGCAGAACCTCGCCGGCATGCGCGTGGGCGAGGTGGCCAACTTCCGGGTGCCGCCCCACCTCGCCTACGGCGCGGCGGGCGCCGCCGGCGGCCTGGTGCCGCCGGACGCGGACGTGCTCGTCCGGGTGGAGCTGCTGGGCCTCGACGACGCCGCCGTGGCCGGCACCGGCGGGGAGGAGCCCGGGCGGTGA
- a CDS encoding peptide ABC transporter substrate-binding protein: protein MKALRRRSRATLAVLAVSAAAGLVLAATLGSASSAPSTDAFRYSVQVDCITLDPQNTSSLVDFRVIETIYEGLLAVEPGSGALRPAAASLPEVSADGRTLTFRLDPAARWCNGDPVTSGDFAFAWTRSLATDFAAVYGGLFDAIDGAEAASSLRDAQLEAYRPGTDDPEALWHAWLEAARGTVGLDASDPAVLVVRLARPVAYFPQLTAFGVFAPNHRPTVEAALSFDGRTGRVFLDADAFNDPDRAVTNGPYRLAAWEHRRRIVLEANPHHAASPATPRVVQDVVEDNDPLRLARGFDGDADWVPDLGGDLAVRLIEAGTPGVITIPRAGLEYVSLNCRDTVGGRANPLADPRVRRALALAVDRDTLVAGVSRLNEPPIGSFVPPGAVAGYPAGPAAAAVSAPPAFDPEAARALLAEAGFPGGAGLPPLRYLHNASPSHTKKAVWLANQWERHLGVRVVVESLEWRVYLARRRAGDFHLSRSGWYGDYRDPTTWLDLLRAGDPNNDTGYASPAFAEALAAAGAETEPNARLVHLTAAEAVMLADQPVIPLHQAVGIEWRAPGVTGLVKDPWSTLELEKVRRPSAPEGRGTGPRARVDRAPGPDPREPLIAP from the coding sequence GTGAAGGCGCTCCGCCGCCGATCGCGTGCCACGCTCGCGGTGCTCGCTGTGTCCGCCGCGGCGGGCCTGGTTCTCGCCGCGACCCTCGGGTCCGCGAGCTCCGCCCCGAGCACCGACGCCTTCCGCTACAGCGTGCAGGTCGACTGCATCACCCTCGACCCGCAGAACACCAGCTCGCTGGTCGACTTCCGCGTCATCGAGACGATCTACGAGGGCCTGCTCGCGGTCGAGCCGGGGTCCGGTGCGCTCCGCCCCGCCGCCGCGTCGCTGCCCGAGGTCTCCGCCGACGGCCGGACGCTCACCTTCCGCCTCGACCCCGCCGCCCGCTGGTGCAACGGCGACCCGGTCACCTCCGGCGACTTCGCCTTCGCGTGGACGCGCTCGCTCGCCACCGATTTCGCCGCGGTCTACGGCGGGCTCTTCGACGCGATCGACGGGGCGGAAGCGGCCTCGTCCCTCCGCGACGCGCAGCTGGAGGCGTACCGGCCCGGCACCGACGATCCCGAAGCGCTCTGGCACGCGTGGCTGGAGGCGGCCCGCGGGACCGTCGGCCTCGACGCGAGCGATCCCGCCGTGCTCGTCGTCCGCCTCGCCCGGCCGGTTGCCTACTTCCCGCAGCTGACCGCCTTCGGCGTCTTCGCCCCGAACCACCGGCCGACGGTGGAGGCCGCGCTCTCCTTCGACGGCCGCACCGGCCGGGTCTTCCTCGACGCCGACGCGTTCAACGATCCCGACCGCGCCGTCACCAACGGCCCGTACCGGCTCGCCGCCTGGGAGCACCGCCGGCGGATCGTGCTCGAGGCCAACCCGCACCACGCCGCGTCGCCCGCGACGCCGCGCGTCGTGCAGGACGTGGTGGAGGACAACGACCCGCTGCGGCTGGCCCGCGGCTTCGACGGCGACGCCGACTGGGTGCCCGATCTCGGCGGAGACCTCGCCGTGCGGCTGATCGAGGCCGGCACGCCCGGCGTGATCACGATCCCGCGGGCGGGGCTCGAGTACGTCAGCCTCAACTGCCGCGACACCGTCGGTGGCCGAGCCAACCCGCTCGCCGACCCGCGTGTGCGGCGGGCGCTGGCGCTCGCCGTCGACCGCGACACGCTGGTCGCCGGCGTCTCCCGCTTGAACGAGCCGCCGATCGGCTCCTTCGTCCCGCCCGGCGCCGTCGCCGGCTATCCCGCCGGCCCCGCCGCCGCCGCCGTCTCCGCCCCGCCCGCCTTCGACCCCGAGGCCGCCCGCGCGCTGCTCGCCGAAGCCGGCTTCCCCGGCGGTGCGGGCCTGCCGCCGCTGCGCTACCTGCACAACGCCTCGCCCTCGCACACGAAGAAGGCCGTGTGGCTGGCGAACCAGTGGGAGCGGCACCTGGGGGTGCGGGTCGTGGTGGAGTCGCTGGAGTGGCGGGTCTACCTCGCCCGCCGCCGGGCCGGCGACTTCCACCTCTCCCGCTCGGGCTGGTACGGCGATTACCGCGACCCGACCACCTGGCTGGACCTGCTCCGCGCCGGGGACCCCAACAACGACACGGGCTACGCCTCGCCCGCCTTCGCCGAGGCCCTCGCGGCCGCCGGCGCGGAGACCGAGCCAAACGCCCGTCTCGTCCACCTGACCGCGGCGGAAGCCGTGATGCTCGCCGACCAGCCGGTCATCCCGCTGCACCAGGCCGTGGGCATCGAGTGGCGCGCCCCCGGCGTCACCGGCCTCGTGAAAGACCCTTGGAGCACGCTGGAACTCGAGAAGGTGCGGAGGCCTTCTGCCCCGGAGGGCCGGGGGACGGGCCCCCGCGCTCGCGTCGATCGTGCTCCCGGCCCCGACCCCCGCGAGCCGCTCATCGCACCATGA
- a CDS encoding ABC transporter permease, with protein MIARRLLQLPLILGTVFVLTLLAVWVLPGSPLDSADGRQVDPAVTRAMEARYGLDASAPVFAGRYLAGLARGDLGPSLAYPGRDVVDVLAEAAPVSITLGLAALGVAVVLGTLAGVLAALPGFPGRPPTPALRAAGTGSLGLALVGVSLPSFVVGTVLLAVFAGLTRRLFPGQPFLHLPLGGWGSAASLVLPAVALGLAPAAYIARLLRGELIESGTAGYVRTARAKGLSPAAVVLTHQLRPSMLPVLSYLGPAAASVLTGSFVVEKVFNLPGLGSHFVNAVLNKDQFLLLALVLGYATLLVLLNLLVDVLYRFVDPRVAA; from the coding sequence ATGATCGCCCGCCGCCTCCTGCAGCTGCCGCTGATCCTCGGCACGGTCTTCGTGCTCACGCTGCTCGCGGTGTGGGTGCTGCCGGGCTCGCCGCTGGACTCCGCGGACGGCCGCCAGGTCGACCCGGCGGTGACGCGTGCGATGGAGGCCCGGTACGGGCTGGACGCTTCGGCACCCGTCTTCGCCGGCCGCTACCTCGCGGGCCTCGCCCGCGGTGACCTCGGCCCCTCGCTGGCGTACCCCGGCCGCGACGTGGTCGACGTGCTGGCCGAGGCCGCGCCCGTGTCGATCACGCTCGGCCTCGCGGCGCTGGGGGTCGCCGTGGTGCTGGGCACCCTCGCCGGGGTGCTGGCGGCGCTGCCGGGCTTCCCCGGCCGGCCCCCGACGCCCGCGCTCCGCGCGGCCGGCACCGGATCGCTGGGCCTCGCGCTGGTGGGCGTGTCGCTGCCGAGCTTCGTGGTCGGCACCGTCCTGCTCGCGGTGTTCGCCGGACTCACACGCCGGCTCTTCCCCGGCCAGCCCTTCCTGCACCTCCCGCTGGGCGGCTGGGGATCCGCCGCCTCGCTCGTGCTGCCCGCGGTCGCGCTGGGCCTGGCTCCCGCCGCCTACATCGCCCGGCTGCTGCGGGGCGAGCTCATCGAGAGCGGCACCGCCGGCTACGTCCGCACCGCCCGGGCCAAGGGCCTCTCCCCCGCCGCCGTCGTGCTGACCCACCAGCTCCGCCCCTCGATGCTGCCCGTGCTCAGCTACCTGGGTCCCGCCGCGGCGAGCGTGCTCACCGGCAGCTTCGTCGTCGAGAAGGTCTTCAACCTCCCGGGCCTCGGCTCGCACTTCGTCAACGCCGTTCTGAACAAGGACCAGTTCCTGCTCCTCGCCCTGGTGCTCGGCTACGCCACGCTGCTGGTCCTCCTGAACCTCCTCGTCGACGTGCTCTACCGCTTCGTCGACCCGCGGGTGGCGGCCTGA
- a CDS encoding gamma carbonic anhydrase family protein, whose translation MRRRGEVFLSNTARVLGEVTLGAGVSVWPGASVRGDVAAVTIGPGSNVQDNASVHCDAGKPNAIGAGVSIGHNAIVHGRAVGDGTLIGMGAIVMGGTRIGRGCLVAAGALVPPGLTVPDGHAVIGLPGRVARAVTPEEAAYLRWLAPHYAELAAGHADRPDDPRFRPWTPP comes from the coding sequence ATGCGTCGCCGCGGCGAGGTTTTCCTCAGCAACACCGCCCGGGTGCTCGGCGAGGTGACGCTGGGGGCGGGCGTCAGCGTCTGGCCGGGCGCGAGCGTTCGCGGCGACGTCGCGGCGGTGACGATCGGGCCCGGCAGCAACGTGCAGGACAACGCGAGCGTCCACTGCGACGCCGGGAAGCCCAACGCGATCGGGGCGGGCGTCTCGATCGGCCACAACGCGATCGTCCACGGCCGCGCGGTCGGCGACGGCACGCTGATCGGCATGGGGGCGATCGTGATGGGCGGCACCCGCATCGGCCGCGGCTGCCTCGTCGCCGCCGGCGCGCTCGTCCCGCCGGGGCTGACCGTGCCCGACGGCCACGCCGTGATCGGCCTGCCCGGCCGCGTCGCCCGCGCCGTCACGCCGGAGGAAGCCGCGTACCTCCGCTGGCTCGCCCCGCACTACGCGGAGCTGGCGGCCGGCCACGCCGACCGGCCCGACGATCCCCGCTTCCGACCCTGGACCCCGCCCTGA
- a CDS encoding hotdog family protein, whose protein sequence is MRWIWLDRILELEPRRRCVAVRAVTLGEDVMHDHFPASPPDARGVARPRPPLRRPLPCMPRTLIIEGMAQTAGILVGHADDFQQKVILAKIGRASFTDALAVPGTTLRHTATIDRLDDGGASTAGTVELLHPDGRGPEPLAEVELMFSHVDRNRQGLSFPEGNFVFTGQLYDLLVRSGVSVPPEQP, encoded by the coding sequence ATGCGCTGGATCTGGCTCGACCGCATCCTGGAACTCGAGCCCCGCAGGCGCTGCGTCGCGGTCCGCGCGGTCACGCTGGGGGAGGACGTCATGCACGACCACTTCCCGGCGTCGCCGCCGGACGCGCGCGGGGTGGCGCGGCCGAGGCCGCCCCTCCGGCGGCCGCTGCCGTGCATGCCGCGCACGCTGATCATCGAGGGGATGGCGCAGACGGCGGGCATCCTCGTCGGCCACGCGGACGACTTCCAGCAGAAGGTGATCCTCGCGAAGATCGGCCGGGCGTCCTTCACCGACGCGCTCGCCGTGCCGGGCACGACGCTGCGGCACACGGCCACGATCGACCGGCTCGACGACGGCGGCGCCTCCACGGCGGGCACGGTGGAGCTGCTGCACCCCGACGGCCGCGGGCCCGAGCCGCTCGCCGAGGTCGAGCTGATGTTCAGCCACGTCGACCGCAACCGGCAGGGGCTCAGCTTCCCCGAGGGCAACTTCGTCTTCACCGGCCAGCTCTACGACCTGCTCGTCCGCAGCGGCGTGAGCGTCCCGCCGGAGCAGCCGTGA
- a CDS encoding acyl carrier protein, translated as MAMTDDEIFTKVQGVLEDALGVDDDEVTMEATLGPDLGAESIDYLDIVFRLEKAFGLKIDQAELMPNDVLTDPAYVEDGKITDKGMAELKAKMPHADLSAVEESRDVEDFEKAFTVRTLVEFVKSKI; from the coding sequence ATGGCCATGACCGACGACGAGATCTTTACGAAGGTGCAGGGCGTGCTGGAGGACGCGCTGGGCGTGGACGACGACGAGGTGACGATGGAGGCGACGCTGGGCCCGGACCTGGGCGCCGAGTCCATCGACTACCTCGACATCGTCTTCCGCCTGGAGAAGGCGTTCGGCCTCAAGATCGATCAGGCCGAGCTGATGCCCAACGACGTGCTGACCGATCCGGCGTACGTCGAGGACGGCAAGATCACCGACAAGGGGATGGCCGAGCTGAAGGCCAAGATGCCCCACGCCGACCTCTCCGCCGTGGAGGAGAGCCGCGACGTGGAAGACTTCGAGAAGGCGTTCACGGTCCGGACGCTGGTGGAGTTCGTGAAGAGCAAGATCTAA